CGTGACAACTTCCCAGTCCTTCAGATCTGCCCCGTCCCGTTCCTGAACCAGAATTCCGCCGAACACCGGACGGTATACCACAGGCTTGATCAACTCCGGATTCAATTCAACGATGCGGAGATTCTTCTTCGTCCGCAAAATCTCAAGTGCCTTTTCATCGAAAGCCGGCGCAATGACGACCTCAAAGAAATGTTTTGTGATCAACTCGGCCGTGCCCGGTTCCAATTTTCTGTTCAGACCAACGATCCCGCCGAAGGCCGATACAGAATCAGCCATGTACGCCCTTTCAAACGCCTCAGACTGCGTTTCTCCGACCGCGACACCACAAGGTGTCTGGTGCTTGATGATGGCGCAGGCGATATCTTCACTGAAATCATTCGCCGCCCCGAAAGCAACATCAGCATCAAGAATATTGTTGTATGATATTTCCTTTCCGCCGTGTATCCTGAAATCCTCCTGGTCTTTCCGGTTCAGATAGAAGGCCGCTTTCTGATGGGGATTTTCGCCATAGCGCATGGGTATGAATTTTTCGGCGCCGAACGTAAAGTAATTTTTCGTCTCAAAATCAGGTGAAAAAAACTCGGCGATGATCACATCGTACCACGCAATGTAGTCCAGCGCCTTCCTCGCCAACTCGAG
This candidate division WOR-3 bacterium DNA region includes the following protein-coding sequences:
- a CDS encoding bifunctional phosphoribosylaminoimidazolecarboxamide formyltransferase/IMP cyclohydrolase produces the protein MNKINKKVLISVADKEGIVEFAKALQGLNFEIIATGGTQKLLGDNGIEAIKISDYTGGSESERVKTLSQRIAKEILETGEIGLVVCNLYPFFAQKGKTLDEMIEFIDIGGVTLIRAAAKNYKKVGVVFDPAQYNDVLENLQQGKVDETFNLELARKALDYIAWYDVIIAEFFSPDFETKNYFTFGAEKFIPMRYGENPHQKAAFYLNRKDQEDFRIHGGKEISYNNILDADVAFGAANDFSEDIACAIIKHQTPCGVAVGETQSEAFERAYMADSVSAFGGIVGLNRKLEPGTAELITKHFFEVVIAPAFDEKALEILRTKKNLRIVELNPELIKPVVYRPVFGGILVQERDGADLKDWEVVT